From Excalfactoria chinensis isolate bCotChi1 chromosome 4, bCotChi1.hap2, whole genome shotgun sequence, one genomic window encodes:
- the IL13RA2 gene encoding interleukin-13 receptor subunit alpha-2: MLHQRAPPASAMALQPVSLLSLVLAWGCVASSSPWHTAVAPPQDLQITDPGLLGSLDIEWKPPPNTQTSNECTVKYKCEFRNTGDREWKVIFTRKLKLRVGFDLSRTAEVKVQTLLKGWCTNDVEVQSEWVYATFRVPLQGKVESEVQDFHCVYHDWEYLKCTWQPGLLAPRGVNYGLYYWYEGLEHAVQCDNYIQHHGINMGCILQNLSQAEYKDLSICVNGSVAATLLRPLYATLLLHNLAKPSPPQQLVVSMSAAEELRVAWSPPGGQTPPQCLEYEVQLAEEQGEAKAAWVSVSTQVETTFSISRANQSRISCVRVRGRTNNFCADEGFWSEWTQECFSVSRKEVKQLFILIPVILGLSSSLLIFTLIGQCKKRSPAGKPLHPLMRC; this comes from the exons TTGCTCCTCCACAAGACCTTCAGATCACTGATCCTGGGCTTTTAGGTTCTCTTGATATAGAGTGGAAACCTCCACCCAACACACAGACCTCCAATGAATGCACAGTGAAATACAAGTGTGAATTCCGTAACACCGGCGACAGAGAATGGAAG GTTATTTTTACTAGGAAACTCAAACTCAGAGTTGGATTTGACCTCAGCAGGACTGCTGAAGTGAAGGTCCAGACCCTGCTCAAAGGATGGTGTACCAACGATGTGGAGGTTCAGAGTGAATGGGTTTACGCCACCTTTCGGGTCCCACTGCAAG GGAAAGTGGAATCTGAGGTTCAGGATTTTCATTGCGTCTATCACGACTGGGAATACCTGAAGTGTACGTGGCAACCAGGCCTCCTTGCTCCCCGTGGTGTAAATTATGGACTATACTATTG GTACGAGGGTCTGGAGCACGCGGTGCAGTGTGACAACTACATTCAGCATCATGGAATAAACATGGGCTGCATACTGCAAAACCTGAGCCAGGCAGAATACAAAGACCTGAGCATCTGTGTCAATGGGTCGGTGGCAGCCACCTTGCTGAGGCCTCTGTATGCCACCCTGCTCCTTCACAACCTGG CCAAGCCCTCACCCCCTCAGCAGCTGGTGGTCTCCATGTCTGCAGCCGAGGAGCTCCGTGTGGCGTGGAGCCCACCTGGTGGCCAAACACCACCCCAGTGCCTGGAGTACGAGGTGCAGCTGGCAGAGGAGCAGGGGGAGGCCAAGGCTGCCTGGGTG tctgtGTCCACCCAAGTGGAAACCACTTTCTCCATCTCCAGAGCAAATCAAAGCCGCATTTCTTGTGTCCGTGTCAGAGGAAGAACAAACAatttctgtgctgatgaggGCTTCTGGAGCGAATGGACGCAGGAGTGCTTCTCTG TGTCCAGAAAAGAAGTCAAGCAGCTGTTTATCCTCATTCCAGTCATCCTGGGGTTGTCAAGTAGCCTTTTAATATTTACGTTGATTGGCCAATGCAAGAAAAG ATCCCCAGCAGGAAAACCATTGCACCCATTGATGAGATGCTAA